The genome window TTTACCGATTTTTAGCTATTATCAGACGATGATAATATACGGAAAACAGCTATTTTTGCACATCATAAGAAACTATAAAAAAACCGTCAAAACGGTCTATCTCGCTAAGGAGTGCGACAAGGCGCTATTTTTGCAGATCGTAGGCGTCGGCGCGCCGATAAAACGCGTGGATAATCAAAAAGCTCAAGCTCTCGCGCACGGCGGCAATCACCAAGGTTTTTTAGCCGAGGTCGAAGAGTTTGAGTTTAAGAGTATCGACGAGATAAAAAAACAAAATTTTATAGCGATTTTATACGGACTTAGCGACGTCGGAAACATCGGCGCTATCGTTCGAACGGCGCATGCACTCGGCTGCGGAGGCATCGTAGTCGTTGCTAAAAATTTGGCGATGGAAGGCGTGTT of Campylobacter showae contains these proteins:
- the rlmB gene encoding 23S rRNA (guanosine(2251)-2'-O)-methyltransferase RlmB; its protein translation is MIIYGKQLFLHIIRNYKKTVKTVYLAKECDKALFLQIVGVGAPIKRVDNQKAQALAHGGNHQGFLAEVEEFEFKSIDEIKKQNFIAILYGLSDVGNIGAIVRTAHALGCGGIVVVAKNLAMEGVLRASSGAAYEANIALIEDGLGLLNELKQVGFKIYATASGGKNAHEVKFNQKVALVMGSEGEGLHKKVLAKSDEIVGIKMKNDWDSLNVSAAFAILCDRIINE